The Helianthus annuus cultivar XRQ/B chromosome 15, HanXRQr2.0-SUNRISE, whole genome shotgun sequence genomic sequence ATGGGTAAAATGGTAATCTAGTACTTTTGCCAAACACACACGGTTCACAAATGTTTTTATTCAAAGACTTAAAATTAATAGAAGCATAATTCTTTAAAGATTGAATCAAAGCTGGGCCAGGATGACCAAGGCGTTAGTGCCAGAGAGTGGAGGATTGTGCAACAACGGTGGTGGTGGAGAAACACTGGGCCTTGGTTGAGAATGTGTAAAGATCACTGCTGCTGTTGCACCAGATAATAGGCATCCGGCTTTTGTAATCCTTCACAAGAAAACAAAATGGGTCAAATTCAACTGAAACAGAGTTATCTCTAGTGAATTGACGAACCGAAATAAGCTTTTTAATAAGGTGTGGGGCATAGAGCACACGATTAAGGAGAAAAGGTGGGTAGGGTGGTTTAAAGGTTTGGGGTCCATGTCCAATAACCGGTATGGTATTACCATTTCCAACGATAATATTTTCATTCATGTTATTATTAATAATAGTACGAAAATTACCTGAGTTGGGATCCATGGAGATGGTTGCACCGCTGTCTATTACACCATCAGAGTAGTCAGGCGGATGGAGTGTCATGGTATGGAGTGCCTGCTGGATATCTGTAGGAGAGTAGGTGGTGTAGTGTGCCTGAGAAGGCCTCGGACCCAAGATGCCCTGTCCCTGCTTCGTGTTCGGCTGAGGAGTAGACGGGTAGGGACAAGGAGGCGCTTGCCAAGATAGCCATGGACTGTATTGACGTGCATAAGGTTGCCATGATTGCTGAGTCGACCAGGGAAACGGTGCCTGCATAGGCCAGCCAGCAGAAGATTGGGGGGGCGGCCAGACCAATTTTGGTTGGAACGTCCACGTCCTCGACCACGGGTACGTCCACGACCACGAGACCGGTCAGAAGAAGAGGAGTTGTCCGTGTTGTTGCCGGGTTTAGTGGTGGAGGCGGCTAGGGCTTGGGCTACAGATTGAGACGCCTGCAGAGACCGCTCGGCCTTCTGATCTTCAATTATACACAATTATGTCCGGGCTTCATAAAAGGAAGGCAGGGGTTCTTTCGACTGCAAGATAGTGGAGATACCTTCATAAGCGCCAGTCAATCCTGCAAGCAGCTGCAAGACAAGGCGATGATTATCAAGCGGGCAGTCAACGTTACTGAGTTCATCCGCGATAGTCTTGACGGCCTCGTAGTATGCCGACATGTTCGGGAAATTCTCTGGTCGAGTGGTGGTGAGTTTGTGGGTGAGATGGAGGGCTCGAGCAGCCTTATTGTCATTAAAGAGGCTAGCAAGGGTTGTCCAGGCGTCGTAGGCGGTCATGCCAAGGGTGATGACGGTGTTGAGGAGGTCGGTCGAGACTTTGCTGCAGATCCATTGCAGGACAACAGCGTCCAGCCTGTCCCAAGATGCGTCGGCTGGAGGTGGGGTGGTGGATTTTGGTGTGGAATCAGAATCATCAGTGGGTTTTGTTGTGGTAGTTTTTGCGGCATCGGAATCAGTGGTGGGTTTGGGGGATAGATGATCGAGAACTTGGTAAACACGACACTGAATGCGAAATAGTTCAGACCAGGTCGAGTATTGTGTTGATTCGGCTTCCAGGGTTATGGGAATCAGGTTCTTTGTGTTTGAAACGGTGAGAGGAGGGTGGAGTTTTGGTTCCATGATCGAAGGTGGAAGTAATTAGGGTTGAAAAAGAAACagggaagaagatgagaggagccAGCGGTGGAAGATGAATGACCGGCGGCAGTGGGGAGGCGGAAAGGGCTAGGCTCGTGATACCATAAAAGATCACGTAATTGCTTGTCTATTCTCATTCCACAATGTTGGTATAAATACAATGAGATGAGATCAATTAGGATCTCGTAAATATGGACACGACCAGTTACAATCAATTACAATAATTACAATAAATGTGATGGAGCGTCTATTAGGAATATTTTTTCATATGGAATGATAtagttttggattattttttgagtTGAAAATTGTATTTTATGAATTTATAGGGttaattgtcacaccctgacttttgcggaagcatgattattggtgtgactttcttaatatcatagcattcaatcataacaacgttatatgataaaaccataagatgttcatccattaattaagtttAAAAATAACATAACATACTTGTCGGAAACGTTGACACCAAATTTAAATTACAAACCACAACATGTTTTAATGAGATCACGAAGACTCGACAAAAGATCTTAAACAAACCTGAGTTTAGAaccatgtatctcgtccaggattaagatacatctcctaaaccctACTGACGCGGATGACATCCTTTATTCATGACGCAGCTTGAAAAACATGCatacacctgccagatccacttagttccctgaaatacatgtaatttgaaaacatcaacaaaagttgagcgagttcatgtttttgtgtatgaataaacctttaaagtatgtctgtatgtatgtatgtatgtccctggtatgtagcaataaggaaaaacagatcaccaatggtttgcaaggcgaatggtatgtgtgaaatggtgcaggaaaactcaaacctagcggaattTTTCCACGGCATTAGTATGTGGACATActcaccacatgggccaccctggtcctcatgggtgtgggctcgctacacccaaatagatctatcactcatgtccctcggtcctacgacgaggattaatggccttaagtattgtacccacctttcacatgatcaagcagtaaccctccttagctaaccataccatgtataaaacgtttgtagacaattgtaacatgtatttcacccccgaagttataaaactgaaaacagttaaaagaaaagggggacatgaactcatagttttgcatcttcggtactcgtaactcaaatctcatcagcaaacacgactacctacaatgtactagggtctattagacgaacgggtcgtgccttgccttAATATTTATGTTCTTGAGTTACGTTCCTTTTaatattatcccaagttataatttcttgttaaaataatgattattttaactttaatttatatttaattttggaataattgtttaaacagtatttttgtaataatacttctcatgtatttattttcgtatttccttcccaagaatgggggtatctcatacatgtatattcgtattcttgtatttgttaaGTATACTTGTACTAAATTTTTAATGGATTATTCCGGAATAAATATCCAATGTAATGTATTTTCAAGTCTAAATTTAGAAAATACATGTAAACTTACTTTcatcccaaaaataatgtatttcaagaaaatatatatttttttctcaaaaatcatatatcttctaaatactctaggaaatatatttttacttctcaaaaataatatattttcttcttgtcgaaaatatgatatactttgtaataataataaaaataatattttcatttcttttgtatccaaaataatatttaccaaaaacaTGTTCATAaatgtattttccggaatatttgtaagttacattctatcgttcggtttcacaatattatgtgtgtgacttatatatttattccttttgattttttgtaatattttggattgtaatttcttggtattttttTAAGTTACATTACAttaatcctaaaataatataactattacaccaagtatacaaataatcacacacatgtcttctaaatatatacttttcaaaatatatatatttagttatttttatttacaaaaaccaacctccaatatttgtatttttgtaacaaaatctatggcaaggtttatattgaaaactcatgatcaaaatacacttgtaaatatttgtttgaaaatatatttctaagtgtttatattttttagaaaattttgccatagtttcccctaaaaatggaggtgtccatgctatcaaagcatatcattttctttttagaaatcatcacaaacaatcaacaatcaaccctaaacaacttacacttaccaagtgccaaaacaatgctatttacataaaaatcatgaacttgaactttcataaaaacttgtagtgacttggtagtgtgtttagtagacttagttaccctccaaaatgTATTTACTTCTTTATAAACTTCATTTTTGAAagatttaggtgtttacaacttgtaaacatgttttacaaaaacatttctTCATGAAATCTTCTTGCTTCActagtgtttctacacttgtttaacctttAAAAATAATGTTTGTTTATGTAAAAACCAAGTCTAtgtaaatcttgttatttaacttggtttctttggaaaactattTTTGAAATCATCCAAGTTTATGTCTAGTAATCATGTTACATGCTTCATTATTCATAAAATCATTTTCATATTTCAAGTTCATTAAAACATAAAGCATGAtaatcttggtctttcacaagatcaccaccttaacttactagatcatgtgtttaatcacaatctagtaggtttcttatgatgtctaacatcactaacacaaatcatcaatcatcaagaagcaaatcaacacaAATCAACATGTATTCATATGTTACTAAGCTTATGTTAAAGAttcatgattatgttctttagtgttcttcaagattaacaatgttcatcatcttttaaccatcaaaatatgaagtaacaagAGATCATAAGGGCCTTACTACTAGTTCTATGGCTAGGGATGAACACAAGAAGTTGAAGATGACAAATgtgttggataaaagcaaatggaagaggtccttcaagatccaagacCACCAAGCTTGCTTGTAAACCTTCTTGCACCTTTGTGAGTATATGGAATGATTGAACAAGATggaatgatgatggtggtggtgttggtgggtGTTCATGGCCGAGAGTTGGGAGAAGGGAGTAGGTGGAGTGGTGTGATTAAGTGTGGGTGATGATAATGAGGGCCTAATCTTCTTATATCCATGTTGATGCATTATCCATTGGTTAATATGTTCATTAAGTACACAACATAATCTCTATGCAATCTAAGTGAATCTAGGAAGATCCTGTAAGATCTTGGTGGTGGGGTCACCCTTGTGACCGTCcacttagggggggggggtattagttGTGTTTTAGTGGATAGTTAAGAGATCTAGTTAGGAGTTAAGTGTAATGTTTAGTGTTTATGTGTATtaggtgttatatagtgtgttagggtgttcggggatcataacaagctcagaaataataaaacaatgcttctagtgtaatttgggtgtttcgggtagtgtccggttgttcggttagataccggttcgttaaagtgtcaaactataccatttagtgatctttatgtacccttttgtgacacttttaattcccgacacttaggaaagcattgaggaccatttagtcatatttttgcatgttatcaacttgttaaaatgctgaattttgcttaAATATGCTGAATTCAACAgtttaagtgggttttaggcacttttcggcacttaaactatcacctagtgaagcagtcttgtggtccttactttcctacacactatactagtgtaaaacttagtctctggcccatactgggtctcaaaacactgtttgtctatgtactgaaccttgtcagcatttttctgagttatccgctaactgtgctagctgtgctttatgcatcgtttatgtcactaaagtttgtatgtaaatatgatgtgacattatgcaatatgtgatgcacatgtaagtatgatgcagtaatcagaaagcaattaaTTGCAATTCAGCACAGTATTAAGcactaatcaagattaattagttatatggatacctggattttttacggttgtcacattctccccctgttaagaaaattttgtcctgaaaTTTTAGTTCTGCTACTAGCTGCAGGGGTGTTGGGTAACAAATGTGGGTATTTCGCTTTCAtgcgatcctcacgctcccaagtgAATTCTGGGTCGTGACACgcgttccatcgaaccttgacgagtttaacactactcctgcgtgtcttgttaaccttcctattagtgacctcaacaggttcttccgTAAAATGTAGTGTGTCGTCAATGTGAACTTCGTCGGCAGGGATGACaactgtttcttgagttggactctttttcaggttagatacatgaaatgtttCATGAAAGCCATTCAGTTATgcgggtagatccaacttgtaagctacaagACCAATCCTTTCCAGGATTTTGAACGATCCAATGTAtcgcgggttcaactttccacacttcccaaagcgtgctacacccttccagggtgaaacctttaataAAACCATATCTTCCACTTGaaactccaaaggtttcctcctttggtccgcatagctcttttgtcgagcACGAGctgccttgatgcgctctcggatctgtatgatcttgtctgtcgtctcttgaaccaattcgggactaacaagctgtctatcacccgTATCTGCCCAACAtaacggtgatcgacacttgcgtccatagagGGCTTCGAACGGTACAGCTTGAATGCTcgcatggtaactgttgttatatgagaattcaaccaaaggtAGATGGgtgtcccaactaccacccaagtccatcacgcaagctcgcaacatgtcttctagcgtctgaatcgttcgttcgctctggccatctgtctgtgggtgaaaagcagtactcagattcaactgagaaccaaaggcttattggaaggattgccaaatccttgatataaatcttccgtctctatcagaaataatcgagatgGGCACTCCATGTCGCGCAACTATCTCTCTGAGGTACAGCTTAGCAAGCTTACTAgtgttgtctttttccttgatcgccaaaaagtgtgcggatttggtcagacggtctacgattacccaaatcatatcataACCGTTGGGTGTCTTTGGTAACTTCGTTACAAAATCCgttgaaatctgctcccatttccacatgggtacttcaggttgttgcagaagacctgaaggcttctgatattcggcttttaccttggcgcaaaTCAGACATTTGCCAACATGCGTTGCAACATCACCTTTCAATCTTGGCCACCAGTAAAAatcctttaaatcttggtacatcttatccgatcctggatggatcgagtaccgtgacttgtgagcttcatcgaaaattacttttctaagaccaccaaagaggggaacccaaattcttcccaTGAAACGCAACgttccttcctcattgggtactaactgttctccatcccacggagatattcctcttcaagattcttttccttaagagcttctctctacgcggcacgaatgcgcaacgagaggtcCGTTTGAATGATCATTTCcagagccctaacccttatgggcttaatcctttcttttcgactcaaggcgtctgctaccacattcgccttccctgggtgatacttgatttcacaatcgtaatcatttaacagctccacccatcggcgttgtctcatattaagctctttctggtcgaatatatgttgtaggctcttgtgatcagtaaagatcgtgcatcgggtgccatacaaataatgtcgctagatctttaatgcaaacaccaccgcgcctaattccaaatcatgcgtggtgtaatttttctcgtgaaccttcaactggcgtgaagcataagctataaccttctgtcgctgcatcagcacgcagcctaaaccttgacgcgaggcgtcgcaatataccacgaagtcatcagtGCCTTTGGGTAGGGATAAAATCAGTGCATCGCAAAGCTTGTTTTTCAGCAACTGAAAGGCTTCCTCTTGATTATCTCCCCATTCATACTTCTTGTCCTTTTGAGTAAGGGAGGTCAAAGGTTgagtgatttttgaaaaatcctcaatgaatctgcggtaATATCCTACCAAACCTAGGAACtgacggatctcggttggcgtcttcgaagtttcccagttcttgatcgcctcaatctttgtgggatccacgtgAATCCCATCTTCG encodes the following:
- the LOC110913379 gene encoding uncharacterized protein LOC110913379; its protein translation is MEPKLHPPLTVSNTKNLIPITLEAESTQYSTWSELFRIQCRVYQVLDHLSPKPTTDSDAAKTTTTKPTDDSDSTPKSTTPPPADASWDRLDAVVLQWICSKVSTDLLNTVITLGMTAYDAWTTLASLFNDNKAARALHLTHKLTTTRPENFPNMSAYYEAVKTIADELSNVDCPLDNHRLVLQLLAGLTGAYEGISTILQSKEPLPSFYEART